ACGCTACCGCCGCTCCGGTTCCCACCGGAGGACCTCTTCGACCAGCGCCTCGGGCTCCAGCGAGCTGTCGAGACGCAGCACGGGTTGCCGGCGCTCGGCCAGCCAGGCCTCGTGCCGCGCGCGGCTGCGCCCGTCGAAGGCCGGGTCGTCGTACCCGCGGGCCCACGCCAGGAACGCGGCCGACGCCTCCGCGTCGTACGTCTCGCCGACGCGGCGGCGCTCCTCGCGCCGCTCGAGGCGGCGCAGGCGTTCGGCGGGATCGAGGGTGAGGAAGACGATGGCGTCGCACGCGTCGACGACCTCCTCCCCCCCAGCCGACCATCGACCCGGACAGCACCCAGGCCTCGCGGGGGACGAACATCGTGGCCATCAGGCGGAGCCGGTCGGGGACGGGTCGCTTCGTGACGTACGGCGGGGACGTCGGCACCCAGAAGTATTCGTCGGCGTCGGCGTGGGGCACCGACCAGTGGTCGGCCAGGGCGCGCCCCAGCGTCGTCGTGCCCGCGCCGCTGGCGCCCAGCACGTGGACCCGGCAGCGCCTCACTTCAGGAGCTTCGACATCCGCCGGTCGGCGAGCGGCTTGCCGCCGGTCTGGCAGGTGGCGCAGTACTGCAGGCTCGAGTCGGCGAACGACACCTCGCGCACGACGTCGCCACACACGGGGCACGTCTCGCCGGTCTTGCCGTGGACGGCCAGGTTGGTCTTCTTCTCGCCCTTCAGCTCGCTGGCGGCGAGCCCCCGCGAACGGCGTACGGCGTCGCCCACCACCCCGTCGAGCGCCGCGTGGAGGGTGTCCACCTGCTCGTCGGTGAGGCTGTTCGCGGGCTTGAACGGCGACAGCTTGGCGGCGTGGAGCAGCTCGTCGGAGTAGGCGTTGCCGATGCCGGCGATGATCGACTGGTCCCGCAGGACGCCCTTGATCTGGGCGCGCCCCGCCGCCTGCAGGATCTCCGCGAGCACGTCGCGCGTGAAGTCGGGCGTCAGCGGGTCCGGCCCGAGCCGCGCGATGCCGGGGACGTCGGCGGGGTCGTGGACGACGTACATCGCCAGGCTCTTCCGCGTGCCCGCCTCCGTGACGTCGAGACCGGAGCCGTCGTCGAGCACGATCCGCACGGCGAGGGTCGACTTGCTGCTCGGCTTCGGCGGGATCGTCGGCACCTCGTCGCGCCAGCGCACCCAGCCCGCGCGGGCCAGGTGCAGCACCAGGTGCAGGCCGCCCGCGTCGATGTCGAGGAACTTGC
This Nocardioides alkalitolerans DNA region includes the following protein-coding sequences:
- a CDS encoding Fpg/Nei family DNA glycosylase codes for the protein MPELPEVEALALDLGGRLDGRAIAKVHVAAFSALKTFDPPLTALEGAFVDGVTRHGKFLDIDAGGLHLVLHLARAGWVRWRDEVPTIPPKPSSKSTLAVRIVLDDGSGLDVTEAGTRKSLAMYVVHDPADVPGIARLGPDPLTPDFTRDVLAEILQAAGRAQIKGVLRDQSIIAGIGNAYSDELLHAAKLSPFKPANSLTDEQVDTLHAALDGVVGDAVRRSRGLAASELKGEKKTNLAVHGKTGETCPVCGDVVREVSFADSSLQYCATCQTGGKPLADRRMSKLLK